From the Amblyraja radiata isolate CabotCenter1 chromosome 14, sAmbRad1.1.pri, whole genome shotgun sequence genome, one window contains:
- the rab9a gene encoding ras-related protein Rab-9A, giving the protein MAGKSTLLKVILLGDGGVGKSSLMNRYVTNKFDIHLFHTIGVEFLNKDLEVDGHFVTMQIWDTAGQERFRSLRTPFYRGSDCCLLTFSVDDYQSFQNLSNWKKEFFYYADVKEPESFPFVVLGNKIDVSERQVSTEQAQAWCKDNGDHPYFETSAKDATNVAVAFEEAVRRVLATDDRCDSFMQTDTVNLHRAKKQSSSCC; this is encoded by the coding sequence ATGGCTGGGAAATCAACCCTATTGAAGGTTATCCTACTGGGAGATGGTGGAGTAGGAAAAAGTTCGCTCATGAATAGATACGTTACCAATAAGTTTGACATACATCTTTTTCATACGATAGGGGTTGAGTTTCTAAACAAAGATTTGGAAGTAGATGGACATTTTGTGACAATGCAGATATGGGACACCGCTGGTCAAGAGAGATTTAGGAGCCTTCGGACACCATTCTATCGAGGCTCTGATTGTTGCCTTCTTACTTTTAGTGTGGATGATTACCAAAGCTTCCAAAATTTGAGCAATTGGAAAAAGGAATTTTTCTATTATGCAGATGTGAAGGAGCCAGAAAGTTTCCCATTTGTGGTTCTAGGCAATAAAATTGATGTCAGTGAGAGGCAAGTTTCAACAGAGCAGGCTCAGGCTTGGTGTAAAGATAACGGCGACCATCCTTACTTTGAAACAAGTGCAAAAGATGCGACCAATGTTGCAGTGGCCTTTGAAGAGGCTGTTCGACGAGTTCTTGCTACCGATGATAGATGTGACAGTTTCATGCAAACAGACACGGTGAATTTACATAGGGCGAAGAAGCAAAGCTCTTCCTGCTGCTGA